The window cccctttataaaagccaatccatttctagtattttgtataacggcagcattagcaaaccggaatactaGGTTTTCCTTCCTCTTGGGTACATAGCTAGGAGTGGGTCAAACGGTAACTCTTTAGCCTTTTGAGGAACTGTGAGACTCTTTCaaaacagctgcaccattttacatccccagcAGTGTCTGAGAGCTCCAATTTATCCACAATCTCATTGGCATTTGTAATCGTCTTTTAAATTAGAGCCCTACTAGAGGGTTTGAAGTGGGATCtcgttgtgattttgatttgcatttctcaatggctaatgaggttgagcatctttttatgggCTTATTGTCCCttttagatcttctttggagaaaaaactattcagatcctttgcccatattTAATTGGGCTGATgttgaatgtttttaaatttatgagtTTTAAgggttcttaatatattctgggtACAAGTCGTCCCTTATCAGAGACaggacttgcaaatattttctcccctctgTGGGGTATCGGTGTGAGCTTTTCTTCCTCACCTTGAATTTGTGGATGGGGATTCATATCTGTTGGAGATACTGAGCATTTCCCTGATTTGTACAGAGATGAATCTTCATATGGAAAGGAGGATTAGAGAAAAAATCAATGCAGCCTGCGTCTTTCCAGCCTTGCCCACCCCTGTTTGTCCTTACCCGGATCTTGCTGTTGAGGATCCTGTCGTTGATATCCTCATCAAAGCATTTCTGCGGGTACACATCGATGCAGTGCGTATTCAGGTTTTGCTGGATCTGGGGATTGCACATGAGTGACCTCAGCCCACTGGATCCACTATGtcaccccccccacccacacATGGACCCCAGCTCCGTCCCAGGCCCTGGTCGCCCAGATCACCCTGCGCCTGAAGGCCTCACGCTCCTCAATGGTCAGGCTGTCTGCCCGGGCGATCACTGGCACCACGTTCACAGTCCTACACAGCCGCTGCAGGAACTCGATGTCCAGGGGCCGCAGGCTGCCGGGGGTGGCGGCGGCAGTGAGTGTGAAAGCGAGGAGCTTGCCAGCTCCCAGCCCCCATCAGtgacccctccccctccccccgccctgCATGTGCTGCTCCCTCACCAGTGCCCGGTGGGGGGCACGAAGTACACACAGCAGTGCACCCGGGTGTCGGGGATGTGTCGCTGACGGGTGATGAGGATCTCCTCCTTCAGATACCGCTCGTACTGTTCGCTGATGTAGCCCAGGATGGGTTCccagctggggtggtggggagatGGGCCCTCCCTCAGAACCGCACCTGGggagcccagcccactcctgagggtgacaactgacctggtcTGCCCAGAACTTTCACTCTCACATAAATCAATCAATCGAGGGAGCTGGTCATCCAATACCCACCCATCCCCCCATCCGCATTGTCATAGAGGCCCCCTGCCATTCACCAGCTGAGGCCTCAGCTTCCCTGTCTATGAAATGGGTCCATGACGGCAGTTAAGTCATAGGGGAGGAGATGGCAGGAAAGAAACTGACTCCAGCCTGGATTGTTGCAAGAGGGACCTGACTCCTCTCCCTTTGCCCCTGCTGCCCCTACAGCCCTTTTTAAAAGGAGTTAGAACACGGCCCTTTTCTGCTCAACTCCAGTACCTGAGAAAAAGTCAAAACTGCTACCATGTAGCTCCAACCTCATTTCCCCGCTGTCTCCACCTCCGCCTCTTCTCCCCCTTGTTCATGCCCTTCCACCCGCCCTCCATGCTGTTCCGGAAGACACCAGGCctgtcctgcctcagggcctttgcactgactgatccctctgcctggaatgctgttcCCGGAATATCCACATGGCTCATTTTCTCACCAGCTTCAACACTTTGCCAAAATGTTACCTTCTCAGCAAGGTCTTTCTTGATCACCCAGTTTAAAATTGCAACCCCTATGGCCTTCCATACCCTGTTCCCTGCCTTATTTTTCATTATCGCTCTGCACAGCCTTCACTCCTAGGTGAACATCCTTTGCCATCTGCCTGGAATAGCCCTGGTTTTCCCCTGATGCTCCGGTACAGTTATTAACAGTGCCCCTTTCCTTCTCAAAAACATCCTATTTGGATAATAGATTTTAGCTTCACCCTCTGCAAAACCGAGTGAGTGTGACCACTGTCCGTTTCCCCGCCGCCACGGCAACGTGCACTCCACACAGGCAAGGCTGTGGATTTGTTTTCTTCGTTGCTGTACCCTCCTTGCCTGGAACAGAATCTGGctcatagtaggtgttcagtcaAGCCCTGGGTGCAGGCCGGCTTCACGCACACACCAGCTGGGCAGTCGCTTAGGGACCCTGCTCAGAAGGCTCTGCTGTTGTCgtcttaaaattaataatttttgaatgatGGGCCCTGCACTTTCATTGCGCTGGGCTCCACGTATTACGCTGCTGGTCCCAATTGTGTGctcatgtgcgtgtgtgtgtgcgtgcgtgtgtggtGTCACTGTCTTAGGCTCTCACTGAATCCCTGAAACAagtgagggaaactgaggctaagagaacCTACGCGACCTGTCTCAACTTACGTAGTTGGAGAGGGGTCTAACCAGGGTCCTGATTCTGCAGGGAGGGGTCCTAACCCCCAGCCACACCACAGcctttactgagcacttactgtgtgccaagcgGCAAGCTCAGACCTCTATGTACTCAGCATCTTCCTCTCACGGCCGTAGCATGAAACATGCCCATTACACAGACGAGGACGCTGAGGCTCAAACACGGGCCTCCAGGAAGCCTCAGGGCTGGGATGTTTCCCGGAACCCGCAGGTGAGGGGCTCGGCGCCCATGCCAGAGGACTCACCACTTGTCATTGTTGATCTGGTCCCCGAAGCCAGGCGTGTCGGTCACTGTCAGCTTCAGCTTCACGCCCTTCTCCTCGATGACTGAGGAGGGACAGGGGAGGGGGCGAGGTTGGACCTGGGGCGGGCGGGATAGGGGGTGCCGGGGAGAACGCACTCACCATGGGTCACTGAGTGCAGCTGCAGCGTCTGGGGCACGGGGCCCCCCAAAGCCAGCGGGGTTGACTTCCACACCTTGGACTTGAACAGGGTGTTCACCATGGTGGACTTGCCCAGCCCGCTCTGCCCTGGAGGTGACAGGCGACAGTGGGAAGGGTGGGCATTGCCGGAGGGCTGCTCAAACTCCCAAGTGTACTGGGGTTCActatttactttgaaataatttcaaacttagaggacagttgcaaaaataatgcaaacaccACACAGAGAACTCAAACATACCCCCATTCCCCAGTGACTTTGAGAACCACcgaatttaacattttgccaccttggccattgttctagtttgttaatgctgctggaatgcaaaacaccaggaatggattggctttataaaaaggttgatttgtttacacagttacagtcttaaggccataaagtgtcgaaggtaacacatcagctatcgggtaccttcactggaggatggccaatggtgtccggaaaacctctgttagctgggaaggcacgtggctgctccaaagttctggtttcaaaatggctttctcccaggatattcctctctaggctgcagttcctcaaaaatgtcactttcaattgcacttggggtatttgtcctctcttagcttctccagagcaagagtctgctttcaacggccatcttcaaactgtctctcatctgcagctcctgtgctttcttcaaagtgtccctcttggctgtagcttctattcaaaacatcactcacagctgcaccaagttccttctgtttgtcagctcatttatatggctccactgaccaacttagacccaccctgaatgggtggagcaacacctccatggaaactatccaatcagagtcatcacccacagctgggtggggcgtgttccaaagaaacactcaaagaattacaatctaatcaacataatgtctgcccacacaagattacatcaaagataatggcgtttgggggacacaatatattcaaactggcacagccatatcattttttcctatatataaatatatatatatattaatcatctatctatctatctatctatatctatcatctacctatagctatctgttttctaaacatttgagagtaggtttcACACATCACAGTCTTCAAACACACAATACTTCcacatacatttcctatgaacaaggttACTCACTTATGTGATCACATCAGGTGCAGTTatcaatttcaagaaatttaacattgatagaaagcttacagtctagatTCCAACTTTcttatatcccaataatgtccttggagccttttctcctccattcttagatcccatccaggatcatgtattatatttaattgtcattatcgttttagtttctttctttctttctttctttttttggaaactgtggaaatatatacaacataaatcttcccatcccaacccctcccaagcacatcattcagtggaattaatcacattcacaatagtgcagtcccctccccaccatccattactagaactttcccttcactccaaacagaaaccccaccctcattttgcattaactccccactgcccctgcccctgcccccacccctggtaaacTCTaccccactttctgtctctatgagtttgcatattttctgatattttctctgtagttaccttggggcttaaatttaacatcctaaatctacaacactctcatttgctttgataccaacttagcttcaatggCATATAGActctatgttcctatacccctctgtttccccaccttcatgtagttcttgtcacaaattacatattcgTACATTATGAGTTCAAAcccatttatttatgcatttaccttttataTGCTGctggaagtaaaaagtggagttacgaataaaaaatacaacagtactggcacTTATATTCATTCCTGTCGATATCTCTATtggggatctttatttcttcatggggcttcagtcaattgtctagtgtcttttcctttcaacctgcagaactccctttagcatctcctgtagggctgggaatgtcttaatgtcttaatctctcccttgtgtttgaaacacagttttgccagagtacagaattcttggttggcatttttttgcttttagcactttaaatacatcatcctaatgccttctcacctccgtggtttcCAATGGGAAATCGGCACATCTTACTGAGGCACCCTTGTAcgtgacacattgcttctttctcgaggctctcagaattctctttggcatttgacagtttgattacaaCATGATGCACGGTGGGTCTATCTGGGTTTaacctgtttggagttcattg of the Choloepus didactylus isolate mChoDid1 chromosome 21, mChoDid1.pri, whole genome shotgun sequence genome contains:
- the SEPTIN12 gene encoding septin-12 is translated as MDSGGRSPSPCSPRPSSPRTPPCEMFGYVGIEAVLDQLKIKAMKTGFEFNIMVVGQSGLGKSTMVNTLFKSKVWKSTPLALGGPVPQTLQLHSVTHVIEEKGVKLKLTVTDTPGFGDQINNDKCWEPILGYISEQYERYLKEEILITRQRHIPDTRVHCCVYFVPPTGHCLRPLDIEFLQRLCRTVNVVPVIARADSLTIEEREAFRRRIQQNLNTHCIDVYPQKCFDEDINDRILNSKIRDRIPFAVVGADREHLVNGRCVLGRKTKWGIIEVENMAHCEFPLLRDLLIRSHLQDLKDITHNVHYENYRVHRLNKSHVLPRGPGWVNLAPATPGHSARARPLKGRRRAPDDSEEDC